A genomic region of Arvicola amphibius chromosome X, mArvAmp1.2, whole genome shotgun sequence contains the following coding sequences:
- the LOC119805129 gene encoding ubiquitin-conjugating enzyme E2 D2-like: MALKRIQKELLDLVHDPPIHCSAGPVGEDLFHWQATIMGPEDSPYQGGVFFLVIHFPSDYPFKPPKITFTTRIYHPNINRKGSICLDILGSEWSPALTIFQVLLSVCALLCDPNLDNPLVPEIAKVYRTDKTKYDRLAREWTEKFAM, encoded by the coding sequence ATGGCTCTTAAGCGTATCCAAAAAGAGCTCTTGGACCTGGTTCATGACCCTCCAATCCACTGCTCTGCAGGCCCTGTCGGAGAAGATCTGTTTCACTGGCAGGCAACCATAATGGGGCCTGAAGACAGCCCCTACCAAGGAGGGGTCTTTTTCCTGGTCATTCATTTCCCATCGGATTACCCATTCAAACCACCCAAGATCACATTCACCACACGAATTTACCATCCAAATATCAACAGAAAGGGAAGCATCTGTCTTGACATACTGGGATCTGAGTGGTCACCAGCACTGACAATTTTTCAAGTTCTCCTGTCTGTATGTGCCCTCTTGTGTGATCCAAACCTAGACAATCCATTGGTTCCTGAAATTGCGAAAGTCTACCGCACGGACAAGACAAAGTATGATAGACTGGCTAGAGAGTGGACTGAGAAATTTGCTATGTGA